A genome region from Tolypothrix sp. PCC 7712 includes the following:
- a CDS encoding CHAT domain-containing protein has translation MFYKKYRRLLVFILSALLGLLSSLSIPAWSNSGSQQLRNSQELEKLSTTQLPITNYQLPITQSPVPSPQSPQSPALDLAREGQQRYNAGQLEAAAKLWQRAAEAYQKVGDREGMSKSLINKSQALQDLGLYPTACKTVLQALAIKNPDCRPNQIDEVQKTFAQQQGSLSLTQGIGLHSLGDILRKQGFLQQSQEILQLSLSAMGESPAKSGVLLSLGNTQRLLGNQSRDRWDYDAVTEIIDRKSLADALAPYQQAFNYYSQGAKLASAPAIPKIQAQLNHLQLLLDIQKWWGEQTQRRIGSWTRFNEADLIQRAQDFLSQLRLPLNQDAQALQGEIASQLGNLPPSRAAIYAQINFAESLMQSEQLDKVEPVLNAALQQARNLQDRQAESYALGYLGKLYQKQGKFSQATTLTQQALMLAQEQNINGDAREVTYLWQSQLGRLLRSQGDPKGAIAAYTAAFSTLQSLRSDLNANNQDVQFDFIQEVKPVYVELVDLLLQSNLSAEELNSLIVSNAGLKEQKSTTKQPQERLELARRVIESLQLAELDNFFQDPCSETTNVAVQIDNIDPHAAVIYPIVLPDRLEVIASIPGKSLQEVKIPISEQKVNETLDKLYDNLDNASINTSARNIVFTSNPDPKEFQDNLQTLLPIFGEVYNWLIKPFEAELDRNQIQTLVFVLNGRLQRVPIAALYNGQNYLIEKYSVALVPSLQLINPKQLQRRPLKVLAAGVSEQLKVQGEYFAALVNVPKELDQIKQTFPSSKKLLNQEFTAKTIQKQLQSNFPVVHLATHGLFSSNPQRNFIITGDAKSISINELSTLLRGQDRAIELLVLSACETATGDERAVLGLAGMAVRSGARSTLATLWPVGDASTTKLMGQFYQDLKQPGVKQADALRNAQRSLLESLKQNPPFPQLKNLPPHPYYWAPYVLVGNWQ, from the coding sequence ATGTTTTATAAAAAATATCGTCGTTTATTAGTTTTTATACTTTCGGCTTTATTGGGCTTGTTATCTAGTTTGAGTATTCCTGCTTGGTCAAATTCTGGTAGTCAACAACTTAGGAACTCCCAAGAACTAGAAAAATTATCGACTACCCAATTACCAATTACCAATTACCAATTACCCATTACCCAATCCCCAGTCCCCAGTCCCCAGTCCCCCCAATCCCCAGCCCTAGACCTAGCTCGAGAAGGGCAACAGCGCTACAATGCGGGACAATTAGAAGCAGCAGCGAAGTTATGGCAAAGGGCGGCTGAGGCTTATCAAAAAGTGGGCGATCGCGAGGGGATGAGTAAGAGTCTGATCAATAAGTCTCAGGCTTTGCAAGATTTGGGGCTTTATCCCACCGCTTGTAAGACTGTATTGCAAGCTTTAGCAATTAAAAACCCAGATTGTCGTCCCAATCAAATCGACGAAGTTCAAAAAACCTTTGCTCAACAACAAGGTTCTTTGTCTCTTACTCAAGGAATTGGTTTACATAGCCTGGGTGATATTCTCCGCAAGCAGGGATTCTTACAACAGTCACAAGAAATTTTGCAGTTGAGTCTATCCGCAATGGGAGAATCACCTGCTAAAAGTGGGGTGCTGCTGAGTTTAGGAAATACTCAACGCCTATTAGGAAACCAAAGCCGCGATCGCTGGGATTATGATGCAGTTACGGAAATTATCGATCGCAAATCTCTGGCGGATGCACTAGCACCTTATCAGCAAGCTTTTAACTACTATAGCCAAGGAGCAAAATTAGCATCAGCCCCAGCAATTCCTAAAATTCAAGCTCAACTAAATCACCTTCAATTATTACTAGATATTCAAAAATGGTGGGGCGAACAGACGCAACGCCGTATCGGTTCTTGGACGAGATTTAATGAAGCTGATTTAATTCAACGGGCGCAAGATTTTCTCTCGCAGTTGCGGTTACCGTTAAACCAAGATGCACAAGCTTTGCAAGGTGAAATTGCATCGCAATTGGGTAATCTTCCTCCCAGTCGCGCTGCAATTTATGCCCAAATCAACTTTGCCGAATCTTTGATGCAAAGCGAACAATTAGACAAAGTTGAACCAGTATTAAATGCTGCACTGCAACAAGCGCGTAATCTCCAGGATCGGCAAGCTGAAAGTTACGCTTTGGGCTACTTGGGTAAACTGTATCAAAAGCAAGGAAAATTCAGCCAGGCTACAACACTTACCCAACAAGCGCTGATGTTAGCCCAAGAACAAAATATTAACGGTGATGCGCGGGAAGTTACTTATCTTTGGCAATCTCAGTTAGGGAGATTATTACGCAGCCAAGGAGATCCCAAAGGTGCGATCGCAGCTTACACCGCCGCTTTTAGTACTTTGCAATCTCTGCGTAGCGATTTAAATGCTAATAACCAAGATGTACAGTTTGACTTTATCCAAGAAGTCAAACCTGTTTATGTGGAATTAGTAGATTTGCTTTTGCAATCTAATCTCAGCGCTGAAGAATTAAATTCTCTCATCGTCTCTAATGCAGGACTTAAAGAGCAAAAATCAACCACTAAACAACCCCAAGAACGTTTAGAATTAGCCCGCAGAGTCATAGAATCTTTGCAACTAGCAGAACTCGATAACTTCTTTCAAGACCCCTGCTCTGAAACTACAAATGTCGCGGTACAAATTGATAATATTGACCCCCACGCAGCTGTTATCTATCCCATAGTTTTGCCTGACCGCTTAGAAGTAATCGCTTCGATACCGGGTAAATCTTTGCAGGAAGTCAAAATTCCCATCAGCGAACAAAAAGTTAATGAAACTCTCGATAAGCTTTACGATAATTTAGATAACGCGAGTATCAATACTTCGGCGCGAAATATTGTCTTTACTTCTAACCCCGACCCCAAGGAATTCCAAGATAATCTGCAAACATTATTACCAATATTTGGCGAAGTTTATAACTGGCTGATTAAACCTTTTGAGGCAGAATTAGATAGAAACCAAATTCAAACTTTAGTATTTGTCTTAAATGGCAGATTGCAGCGAGTACCAATAGCTGCTCTTTACAACGGACAGAATTATTTAATTGAGAAATATAGTGTAGCCTTGGTTCCTAGTTTGCAATTAATTAATCCGAAACAATTGCAAAGGAGACCGCTAAAAGTATTAGCCGCAGGAGTGAGCGAGCAACTGAAAGTCCAAGGAGAATATTTTGCAGCATTGGTGAACGTCCCCAAGGAATTAGACCAAATTAAACAAACCTTTCCTAGTTCTAAAAAACTGCTAAATCAAGAATTCACCGCCAAAACTATTCAAAAGCAATTGCAATCAAATTTCCCTGTAGTTCACCTCGCAACTCATGGTTTGTTTAGTTCTAATCCCCAACGGAATTTTATTATTACAGGGGATGCGAAAAGTATCAGTATTAATGAGTTGAGTACTTTGTTGAGGGGACAAGATAGAGCTATAGAATTACTTGTGCTGAGTGCTTGTGAAACTGCGACTGGCGATGAGCGAGCAGTTTTAGGTTTAGCTGGAATGGCGGTGCGTTCTGGAGCCCGTAGTACACTAGCAACTCTTTGGCCTGTAGGCGATGCTTCCACCACCAAACTCATGGGTCAATTTTACCAAGACCTTAAACAACCAGGAGTCAAACAAGCAGACGCACTCAGAAACGCCCAGCGATCGCTGTTAGAATCTTTGAAGCAAAATCCACCGTTCCCTCAGTTAAAGAATTTACCACCGCATCCTTATTATTGGGCACCTTATGTTTTGGTGGGGAATTGGCAATAG
- a CDS encoding ShlB/FhaC/HecB family hemolysin secretion/activation protein encodes MQIKQNWGEIGGKGEGKKGKGIELPMLFPLISGGTSSVNRCQKLPLSASVRKPKFSLSPYLSLMVLVTLLHQTTSVLGQTTNPVTPQPVTPKPPELPPPQPLPPTPKPAPIQIPPTAPPSPDEVRDIPGNITVKQFEFVGNTAFSQAELSQAIADFTNKPIAFAQLLQAANQITQLYVQKGYITSGAYIPSQEFRSGIIKIQVVEGSLEDIQVNVTKGRLNPNYIRSRIALGAKKPLNINQLQEALQILQLNPLIESLDAELTAGTRPGVNSLAVNVKGARTFNAQVNLNNNRNPSVGSFERGITLSEANLLGIGDKLSVSYSNTDGSNQYEGGYTIPINARNGTIGFNYRITDNRIVEPPFNDLDIEVNSREFELTYRQPVIQRATPEFSQELTLSFSAARRESFSSIQGVKFPLFPGANDQGETRISELSFAQEWLQRSRKEVLAARSEFNVGIGAFDATINNNEPDSRYFLWRGQLIYLRLLGTPSTQGAIAPTLLLRSNVQLASDSLLSIEQFSLGGQGTVRGYRQDTLLSDNGIFASAELRLPVARFPQVQGTLQVAPFIDVGTVWNTGRENSSPNTLAGLGLGLLWQMGDKFTARLDWGIPLVSIDTDKRTWQDNGLYFQLEYKAF; translated from the coding sequence ATGCAAATTAAACAGAATTGGGGAGAAATAGGGGGAAAAGGAGAAGGGAAAAAGGGGAAAGGGATTGAATTACCAATGTTGTTTCCATTGATCTCAGGTGGTACGTCATCTGTTAACCGTTGTCAAAAACTGCCATTGAGTGCGAGTGTGAGGAAACCGAAATTTTCTTTATCTCCGTATCTTTCCTTAATGGTGCTGGTGACTCTACTACATCAGACAACCTCTGTGCTGGGACAAACAACTAATCCTGTAACGCCACAGCCTGTAACGCCAAAGCCGCCAGAACTACCACCACCTCAGCCTCTACCGCCAACACCAAAACCTGCACCGATTCAAATACCACCCACAGCGCCACCATCACCCGATGAAGTGCGTGATATTCCGGGGAATATCACAGTGAAGCAGTTTGAGTTTGTGGGGAATACAGCATTTAGCCAAGCAGAATTAAGTCAGGCGATCGCAGATTTTACCAATAAACCCATCGCCTTTGCCCAACTTCTGCAAGCGGCGAATCAAATCACTCAACTGTATGTCCAAAAGGGTTACATTACCTCTGGTGCTTACATACCGAGTCAAGAATTCCGTTCTGGAATCATCAAAATTCAGGTGGTGGAAGGCAGTTTAGAAGATATTCAAGTCAACGTTACGAAAGGACGGTTGAACCCAAATTATATTCGCAGTCGAATTGCTTTAGGCGCAAAAAAACCTCTGAATATCAATCAGTTACAGGAAGCTTTGCAAATATTGCAACTCAATCCTTTAATTGAGAGTTTGGATGCGGAATTAACTGCTGGTACTAGGCCTGGTGTGAATTCTTTGGCGGTAAATGTCAAAGGTGCCAGAACATTTAATGCCCAAGTCAACCTCAATAATAATCGCAACCCCAGCGTCGGTAGTTTTGAGCGTGGTATCACCTTATCAGAAGCTAACCTGCTGGGAATAGGAGATAAGTTGAGTGTCTCCTACAGTAATACCGATGGTAGCAATCAATATGAAGGTGGCTACACTATACCTATAAATGCTCGCAATGGCACCATTGGCTTTAACTACCGCATCACAGACAACCGCATCGTGGAACCGCCATTCAATGATTTGGATATTGAGGTGAATTCGCGGGAATTTGAACTAACTTATCGTCAACCCGTCATCCAAAGGGCGACACCAGAATTCAGTCAAGAACTGACACTTAGTTTCTCAGCCGCCAGAAGGGAAAGTTTTTCTTCGATTCAAGGTGTAAAGTTTCCCCTATTTCCTGGTGCTAACGATCAAGGAGAAACGCGAATCAGCGAATTGAGTTTTGCTCAAGAATGGCTACAACGCAGCCGGAAAGAAGTATTAGCCGCGCGTTCCGAGTTTAACGTTGGGATTGGGGCTTTTGATGCCACGATTAATAATAACGAACCAGATAGTAGATATTTTCTCTGGCGGGGACAGCTGATATATTTACGCCTCCTTGGTACACCCTCAACCCAAGGTGCGATCGCACCCACATTATTGTTACGTTCTAATGTGCAATTAGCCAGTGACTCTCTACTTTCCATTGAACAATTTAGTTTAGGTGGACAAGGAACAGTGCGCGGTTATCGCCAAGATACATTACTCAGCGATAACGGCATTTTCGCATCCGCCGAATTGCGTTTACCCGTCGCCCGTTTCCCACAAGTGCAAGGAACTTTACAAGTAGCCCCATTTATCGATGTCGGTACTGTATGGAATACAGGCAGAGAAAACTCCAGCCCCAACACACTCGCAGGCTTAGGATTAGGCTTACTCTGGCAAATGGGCGATAAATTTACAGCCCGCCTCGATTGGGGGATTCCTTTAGTGAGTATTGATACCGACAAGCGCACATGGCAAGACAATGGGTTGTATTTTCAATTGGAGTATAAAGCGTTTTAA
- a CDS encoding filamentous hemagglutinin N-terminal domain-containing protein has translation MKQVPRQILITCSVYLCCVFAADYASAQISADSSVGTQVNISGSASNIYEITGGSQVGSNLFHSFREFSVPTGGEAFFNNNTNLNNITNIINRVTGGSISNIDGLIRENYGANFILINPSGINFGANAQLNIGGSFLASTAESVKFADGAEFGAKNIATPPLLTISVPVGLQFGQNPAAIRLQGQGHNISLQSPIFSPFTRGATNGLKVKPGNTLALVGGGIISEGGTLTAEGGRIDLGSVAGGLVSLNPNAQGWNLGYQGVSNFGDISLSQKALADTSGPGSGSIQLQGRNIGIRDGSVVLIQTQGTQSAGSINVKATDSLTLVGTTTNGQISSNLFTETLGAGKSGDINVFTPRLVIQDGAAISAVTYTAAPGGNININADQSVQVIGFSPFNLSRFTNITAATFGAGDAGRLTISTTQLSALSGGTITSVTVGGTGSGGNVNINADKLVELIGVAPGVFTPSAISAGTAGPGKAGSVAINTERVVIKDGGRIDASTLASGPAGSITINAKESVDLSGKVSGSVNPSLIISSANIVDPTLQQLLRVPPVPSGASGDVTINTGRFTVTDGAQATVRNDGSGDAGTLRVNADSISLNNQGGITAVTTGGKGGTIDLKVKDTLEMSGSSQISSDNLGAGAAGNLTIDTGKLKMSDRSFFSALTYGEGKGGDLNIRAADSIDIVGTGFAEFQGTFQVGALLGTLKPTDRGTGIFIGSVGAGTSGNLNLETRSLKMQNGGIIFSPTFTSGIGGTVNIRASDVVDVNGSAIQTGNVRGSTGTASDIIIDTKQLRLQDGGTIVSPTLGNGAGGDVLIKASDSVQIERTPPGAALLTGIYTNTTFGTGQGGDLRIDTGKLFVEDGVIGSNTGSSLPFGVIPFGGTGGNVIVNATESVEIAGILPDARFPSGLGTTGFSASRSGDLTISTKKLILRDGADASTATLGAGKGGTLTVNASESIELSGTKVGDLVLGGISAAAGRANLPELPATGASGDVSISTGKLIVRDGAKIDVQSLGPGNAGNMQVVANSIFLDNQGTISATTTSGEGGNINLQTRTLLMRHNSQISATAGGSGNGGNITITGFSPANFVALLEGSKITADAFQGRGGNISINTRGLFACPECQISASSALGVAGEITIITPEAESNFEIVDIPQEVAQPEQVVAQACRATARQARSEFTITGRGGLPPRPSEALSSGALVSFEPAVPSAATEVNRTAQLPEPARGWYVNSQGVLVLASQAPSASPYSSGLPSSNCHAN, from the coding sequence ATGAAACAAGTTCCTCGCCAAATTTTGATTACCTGTAGTGTTTACCTGTGCTGCGTATTTGCTGCTGACTATGCCTCTGCACAAATTTCTGCAGATAGCAGCGTTGGTACTCAGGTGAATATTTCTGGTTCTGCTAGTAACATCTATGAAATTACTGGTGGTTCGCAAGTAGGTAGCAACCTTTTCCATAGCTTTCGGGAATTTTCTGTACCCACTGGCGGCGAGGCTTTTTTCAATAACAACACAAATTTAAATAACATTACTAACATCATCAACCGCGTCACAGGTGGTTCAATTTCTAATATTGATGGTTTAATCAGAGAAAATTATGGTGCAAATTTTATCCTGATTAACCCCAGTGGGATTAATTTTGGTGCCAATGCCCAACTGAATATTGGGGGTTCATTTTTGGCAAGTACGGCGGAGAGTGTCAAATTTGCTGATGGTGCAGAATTTGGTGCTAAAAATATTGCCACTCCCCCGTTACTAACAATTAGCGTGCCAGTGGGTTTGCAATTTGGGCAAAATCCGGCAGCTATTAGACTGCAAGGACAGGGACATAATATCTCACTGCAAAGTCCCATTTTCTCGCCCTTCACTAGGGGCGCTACTAATGGCTTAAAAGTGAAACCTGGTAATACATTAGCTTTGGTAGGCGGAGGAATTATTTCCGAGGGTGGTACACTGACAGCTGAAGGCGGACGCATTGATTTAGGTAGCGTCGCAGGTGGTCTAGTCAGCCTCAATCCTAATGCTCAAGGCTGGAATTTAGGTTATCAAGGTGTGAGCAATTTTGGGGATATTTCTTTATCTCAAAAAGCATTAGCTGATACTAGCGGCCCTGGTAGCGGCTCAATTCAGTTGCAGGGACGCAACATTGGTATTCGCGACGGTTCGGTAGTATTAATTCAAACCCAAGGAACGCAATCAGCTGGTAGCATCAATGTGAAAGCTACTGATTCCTTAACATTAGTGGGTACTACCACCAATGGGCAAATCTCTAGCAACTTATTTACCGAAACTCTGGGCGCTGGTAAAAGCGGAGATATTAATGTTTTCACTCCGCGCCTAGTCATTCAAGATGGTGCTGCTATTTCTGCGGTTACCTACACGGCAGCTCCCGGTGGCAATATTAATATCAATGCCGATCAATCTGTGCAGGTAATTGGCTTTTCACCTTTTAACCTTAGTCGGTTTACTAATATTACTGCGGCAACTTTTGGTGCTGGTGATGCTGGCAGACTCACAATCTCAACCACACAATTGAGTGCCTTATCTGGAGGGACGATTACATCAGTAACAGTTGGTGGTACTGGTTCTGGTGGGAATGTCAATATAAATGCTGATAAATTAGTGGAGTTAATTGGTGTTGCACCAGGTGTTTTTACACCCAGCGCCATTTCTGCTGGCACTGCTGGCCCAGGCAAGGCAGGTAGTGTGGCAATTAATACCGAGCGTGTAGTCATCAAAGATGGCGGCAGAATTGATGCTTCGACCTTAGCAAGTGGCCCAGCTGGCAGCATTACCATTAATGCGAAAGAGTCAGTAGATTTGAGTGGTAAAGTCTCCGGCTCTGTCAATCCTAGTTTGATTATCTCCTCTGCAAATATTGTCGATCCCACTTTGCAACAGTTATTAAGGGTGCCGCCTGTACCCAGTGGGGCATCGGGAGACGTAACAATTAACACAGGAAGATTCACAGTTACAGATGGGGCACAAGCGACTGTGAGGAATGATGGTTCAGGGGATGCAGGGACGCTGCGAGTCAATGCTGACTCAATTTCGCTGAATAATCAAGGTGGCATTACCGCAGTAACTACTGGGGGTAAAGGTGGCACCATTGATTTAAAAGTCAAAGATACCTTAGAGATGTCTGGTAGCAGCCAGATATCTAGTGACAATTTAGGTGCAGGAGCAGCCGGTAACTTAACGATTGATACAGGTAAATTAAAAATGAGCGATCGCTCGTTTTTCTCTGCACTTACCTATGGTGAAGGTAAAGGTGGAGACCTCAATATCCGCGCTGCTGACTCTATCGACATAGTAGGTACTGGATTTGCTGAGTTCCAAGGTACTTTTCAGGTGGGAGCTTTATTAGGAACGCTGAAACCCACCGATAGAGGCACTGGCATATTTATTGGCTCTGTGGGTGCAGGTACTTCTGGTAACCTCAATCTAGAGACTCGCTCCCTCAAGATGCAGAATGGCGGGATTATCTTTAGTCCCACATTCACCTCAGGAATAGGAGGAACCGTCAATATCCGCGCCAGCGATGTTGTAGATGTGAATGGTTCTGCTATTCAAACCGGAAATGTCCGTGGCAGTACTGGTACAGCTAGTGACATTATCATTGATACCAAGCAGTTAAGATTGCAAGATGGCGGTACAATTGTTAGTCCCACCTTAGGCAATGGTGCAGGTGGGGATGTATTGATCAAAGCCAGTGATTCTGTGCAAATAGAGAGAACGCCACCCGGTGCGGCATTGTTAACAGGGATCTACACTAACACTACCTTTGGTACAGGACAGGGCGGCGATTTGCGAATTGATACAGGCAAACTATTTGTAGAAGATGGAGTAATTGGTAGTAATACAGGCAGTTCCCTGCCATTTGGTGTGATTCCCTTTGGTGGTACTGGGGGGAATGTCATAGTTAATGCCACTGAGTCTGTAGAAATTGCTGGTATTTTACCTGATGCGAGATTTCCTAGCGGTTTGGGTACTACAGGGTTTAGCGCATCTCGCTCCGGCGACTTAACGATTTCTACTAAGAAACTGATTCTGCGTGATGGGGCAGATGCATCAACTGCTACCTTGGGTGCAGGGAAAGGGGGAACATTAACTGTCAACGCCTCAGAGTCAATTGAACTTAGCGGCACCAAAGTTGGCGATTTAGTGCTGGGTGGTATCTCAGCGGCGGCGGGACGTGCTAACTTACCCGAACTACCAGCGACAGGTGCGTCTGGTGATGTCAGCATATCTACCGGAAAACTGATTGTGAGAGATGGTGCCAAAATTGACGTACAAAGTTTAGGCCCTGGCAATGCAGGTAATATGCAAGTTGTCGCTAACTCCATCTTTTTAGATAATCAAGGCACCATCTCTGCAACCACTACATCTGGTGAAGGTGGCAACATCAACCTGCAAACGAGAACTTTGCTGATGCGCCATAACAGCCAGATATCTGCTACCGCAGGTGGCAGTGGTAATGGGGGTAACATTACCATTACTGGTTTTAGTCCGGCTAACTTCGTGGCGCTACTAGAAGGTAGTAAAATTACCGCCGATGCTTTTCAGGGTAGGGGGGGAAACATTAGCATCAACACCAGAGGGTTATTTGCCTGTCCAGAATGCCAGATTAGTGCCAGTTCTGCACTGGGGGTAGCTGGTGAAATCACAATTATTACACCAGAAGCAGAAAGTAACTTTGAAATTGTGGATATTCCCCAAGAAGTAGCGCAACCAGAACAGGTGGTAGCACAAGCTTGTCGAGCCACAGCCAGACAAGCGCGGAGTGAATTTACGATTACTGGACGTGGGGGATTACCACCCCGTCCCAGTGAAGCCCTCAGTAGTGGAGCTTTAGTCAGTTTTGAACCTGCTGTTCCTAGCGCTGCTACAGAAGTTAATCGTACTGCACAACTGCCAGAGCCAGCACGCGGTTGGTATGTCAATAGCCAAGGAGTATTAGTTCTCGCCAGTCAAGCACCATCTGCTAGTCCCTATAGTTCTGGATTACCTTCATCTAACTGCCATGCAAATTAA
- a CDS encoding uroporphyrinogen-III synthase, giving the protein MTNDKKLPLYGKRILVTAPRSYAFRLSEVIIKKGGLPFLMPTIETTSLTDYVELDAVLRRIDEFDWIAFTSRNGINAFFQRLNVLNISLSALQNCKLCAIGKDAELLLSLCRRVDVIPAESSPVGIVNELAKIADIHQKKILAPVPEVVGMPEPDVVPNFIAGLQKLGMQVTRVPSYQTAGLDKNIYAVELDLLRQGMIDVIAFSSTVEIESFLTMVNSKFDYQHSVIACFGPYTAANAKKLGLEVAILSQDYSSFAGFADAIAQFFTNPNPLADALRYR; this is encoded by the coding sequence ATGACAAATGACAAAAAATTGCCTTTATATGGCAAAAGAATACTGGTGACAGCGCCGAGAAGTTATGCTTTTAGGTTGTCGGAGGTAATCATCAAAAAAGGTGGATTACCTTTTTTGATGCCAACTATCGAAACTACTTCACTCACAGATTATGTTGAGTTAGATGCTGTTTTGAGGCGGATAGATGAATTTGATTGGATTGCATTTACCAGTAGAAATGGAATTAATGCATTTTTTCAACGCTTGAATGTTTTGAATATTTCTCTATCAGCGTTGCAAAATTGCAAACTTTGTGCGATTGGTAAAGATGCAGAATTATTATTATCTCTTTGTCGCAGAGTTGATGTAATTCCGGCAGAATCTAGCCCAGTAGGAATTGTTAATGAATTAGCGAAAATTGCTGATATTCACCAGAAAAAAATTCTAGCACCAGTTCCAGAAGTAGTGGGAATGCCAGAACCGGATGTTGTGCCTAATTTTATTGCAGGGTTGCAAAAGTTAGGTATGCAAGTAACTCGTGTACCTAGTTATCAAACTGCTGGTTTAGATAAAAATATTTATGCTGTGGAATTAGACTTACTGCGTCAAGGAATGATCGATGTAATTGCTTTTAGCAGTACGGTAGAAATAGAAAGCTTTTTAACAATGGTCAACTCAAAATTTGATTATCAGCATTCTGTAATTGCTTGTTTTGGCCCTTATACTGCTGCTAATGCGAAAAAATTAGGTTTAGAAGTTGCCATATTGTCACAAGACTATAGCTCATTTGCAGGTTTCGCAGATGCGATCGCACAATTTTTCACCAACCCCAATCCCCTCGCGGATGCGTTACGCTACCGCTAA
- a CDS encoding COP23 domain-containing protein → MSKNHSWLTMGTVPLWALGAVAAFSVPSTATSTVEVSCRNDGSTPTVVVTLLQENTTKEHTLFKFLPQYFSDEDALKTCQNAATNLQAVYDKGTSQYLTTDKLNGQSTVCAVARRGVGCDHYSAQLLFTFQPTDNPSQALYAILGNDFKQVQAPDVRTISRIYTDTKPSWWPFK, encoded by the coding sequence ATGAGCAAAAACCACTCTTGGTTGACAATGGGAACAGTTCCGCTTTGGGCTTTAGGAGCAGTAGCGGCCTTCTCTGTACCCAGTACAGCCACCAGCACAGTAGAAGTTAGCTGTCGGAATGATGGTAGTACTCCTACGGTAGTTGTTACTTTACTTCAAGAAAACACTACTAAAGAACACACTCTTTTTAAATTTCTGCCCCAATATTTCTCTGACGAAGATGCTCTAAAAACCTGTCAGAACGCAGCTACAAATTTACAGGCTGTTTATGACAAAGGCACTTCTCAATATTTGACAACTGACAAGCTCAATGGTCAATCTACCGTGTGTGCCGTAGCCCGTAGAGGTGTTGGTTGCGATCACTATAGTGCCCAGCTTTTATTTACTTTCCAACCTACAGATAACCCCTCTCAAGCTCTGTACGCCATTTTAGGTAATGATTTCAAGCAAGTACAAGCTCCTGATGTGCGGACTATTAGCCGTATATATACGGATACCAAACCTTCTTGGTGGCCATTTAAATAA